The following DNA comes from Alphaproteobacteria bacterium HT1-32.
GTTGATCGAGGATTGTACCGCCCGCCGGTTAGAGAAAAAGTCGATATGATTGGCCAGCGTCGCCTTCTCCAGCATATCCAGCGAGACCCCCGCCTGATAGGGCATCAGGCTGGTCCAGATCAGGATTGCGACAGGGGCGGCCACCGCCAGCAGGAAATAGATGGCGATCATTGTGAAGGCGGGCCAGCGCCATTTGCCCAGCGCCACGGACCGGGGCCGCCAGCCCTTGCCGGTCACGGTGACAAACTGGCCCTGCAGGCGGGTATAGCGCTGATAGCTCCAGGCCAGTGTCAGGACAATCACCAGAAAGAAGATCGCCATCGCGCTGATCAGGCCATATTCAGGCAGCCCCCCGGGCGCATCATTGGCAAGATAGACCACCTGACTGGACAGGACGAAAATCCCGACGGGCATACCGATGGTTCCCGGAATATCAAAAACCAGAAAGCCAACGATCAGCAGAAATACCGCCGCCGCCATGATGGTCGGGGCCAGCAGAGGCAGGAAAATCTTCCGGATGGTGGTAAACAGCCCGGCACCACTGGTGAAGGCCGCTTCCTCCAGACTGGGGTCCATGTTCCGGAAGGCGGGTGACAAAATCAGGAAGGTCGAGGGAACCAGAGCCAGACCCTCAACAAAAATCATCCCGCCCATGGAATAGATATTGATCGGTGCTGAATCGAGATTGAACAGATAGATCAGCAGATCATTGATCGCCCCGGTACGCGGACTGAGCAGCATCACCCAGCCGATTGCCATCAGCACCGGTGGCGTTGCCATCGGCAGAATGACCAGTGCCCGCACCAGCCCCTTCATGGGCAGATCGGATCGCTCTACCAGCCAGGCAATCAGCGCCCCAAGTGACAGCGCCATGATGGCGGCACCGAAGGCAAACTGAACCGTATTCCCGACCAGTTCCCAGAATTCGGCACTGAAATAGACGTCGCTGTAATTGGCGGTCGTCCAGCCCTTGTCGGACGGGAAACCGGTCGGCTTGAAACTGGAAATCAGCACCAGCGCCAGCGGCACCAGTACCAGCCAGGCCAGCAGAATCCCCAGCGAGAGCGAGGGGAGCCATCGGGCAAGCCGCCACCGAAGTGAAAGGCCTGCCCGGTCGTCTGGCACAAGAACGGCGTCCGTCATTTTCTGGTCACTTCACATCCGGACGCCGCAGATCAGGGGTTCCCTTACCGTGCCGCCCCGGCAGAGCCGAGGATCTTGTTGAACACAGCAAAAGTCTCCTGATATTTGTCGGTTTCTTCTGCCGGCCATTCCGCAACCTCGGCATTTTTCACCAGATCATAGGTCTTAGTGCCTTCCATCAGGTGGTTGCCGCGACTGGTTGCCCCTTCATAGGCCGCCGCACCTTCCGGTGTCGCCAGCCATGACAGGAACAGCTTCGCCCCCGGTGTATTACGCGCACCCTTCGTCATTGATGTGTAGATGGTATGCATCGGAGCGGGGTCGAGCGCGATGCGCTTTACCGGTGCACCCGCGTCCATCGGCGGCTGTGCAGTATGGAAAAAGCCGATGGCAATATCGACTTCACCGGCACCGACCTGCTGAGCCAGAGGGAAAGTGGATTTGAACAGCAGCGGCTGAAGCTTCACATATTCTTCCAGTTCCGCCTGGGCCTTCTCGACACCCCAGACTTTTGCCATCTGGGTATGTGCCCCGGCGCGAACCCAGCTGCCCATGCGCCCCTTCCATTTCGGATCATTGATATCGTCCCAGCCCTTCGGCTCGTCAGCCGGTTTTACCCGGTCCGTATTGATGATGATCACATAAACAGAGGCCGCAATCGCAACCGTGAAATCAACCGGCGTCAGTTTCTTCGGCACACCAAGCGCCTGCCAGTCGGCAGATTGCAGCAATGAACGGTCATTCATCTCCCAGGCCTGTGCCGCGCCTGTCGTCACCAGGTCGCCAGTATAACCCTGCCCCTGAACTTCCTGAATGATGCGGCCCGTCATCTTGTTGCCGCCGGCTACCCGCAGATGCTGAACCTTCACATCCGGATAACGCTCGTTGAATTTGGCGATGACTTTCTCGATCTGGTCTTCCTGGGAACTTTCATACCAGACAACCGGATGTTCGTTTGCGGCAGCTTCCTTGGCGAGGTCTGACAACATGTCAGCACTCGCACCAGTCGCTCCCAACCCGGCAGCGGTGACCAGAGCAGCGCCAGCGGTAATCAGTTTACGAAAAGTCTGCGTGATAGTCATGACGTCCTCCCAAACGTATTTTGAACATTATGCATGCAGTTATTATAGCGTGAAACCATAATTGTTGGTTTTTTGCACAGAAGTTCGCACCTATGCATGCAATTAAGGCAATCCGGTCAATTCCATTCATCTCATTCCGGGCTTATCCCTCCTGCTGGCGGGCCTCAGATGATAGCGACATTGCCTTCCTGTCGTATAGCCCTATTGAAAAACAGCATAGCCCGGACCGGCAGCAGCGTGAAACGATTCCCTAAGCAGCATATCAGCCGCGCAGCGCTAGCTGATAACCGCTGATAGTGCGTTTTCCTGACGACCAAACAAAAAACCCCGCTGAAGTATCAGCGGGGTTTTCTGCAGGAACCTCTAAAGGTTCAGATTAGTGAACGTCGGCCCAGATACGGCGCTTCGTTACATAGGCCAGGATCGTGAAGACGATCAGGAACAGAATCACCTTCCAGCCGGTCTGCTTGCGCACTTCCAGTTCCGGTTCCGCGGCCCAGTTCAGGAAATGGCTGACATCCATTGCCAGCTGATCCAGCGTCGGCTTCGGCTGACCGTCAGCATAGGTGACGATTTCATCCGAAAGCGGCGGCGCCATGGCAATCTGCTGCCCCGGGAAGTAGCTGTTGTAGTGCATACCGGAACCCAGCTCGACACCTGCCGGCGGGTCCTTGTAGCCGGTCAGCAGAGCATGGATATAATCCGGTCCGCCAACACGCGCCTTGGTGATCAGCGACAGATCAGGCGGCAGGGCACCACCATTGGAGGCCCGTGCGGTCTGCGGATTGGGATAAGGTGACGGGAAACGGTCCGAGACACGGCCCGGCCGGTCAAACATTTCCCCATCGTCATTCGGACCATCGGTCACCTCATATTCGGAAGCGAAAGCCTTGGCTTCTTCTTCCGTATATCCGAGAGCCGTGAGATGACGGAAGCTGACCAGCCGCATCGAATGACAGGCTGCACAGACTTCCTTATAGACCTGATATCCACGCTGCAGGGCGGCCTTGTCATAGGTGCCGAACAGGCCGTTGAACGACCAGTCCATGGCCGGCGGATGCGCGGCATCACCGGCTGCATAAGCATTCCCACCAAGGCTGACGCCGGCGACGAAAGCAAGTGTCGTGACAAATTTACGCATTATGCTTTCTCCATCGGCTTGGCAGCGGCGGCGGCAGAGGCTCCGGCGCCGCCTCCTTTCAACACGGATGCTGAAATTGATTCCGGCAGGGGCTTCGGTCGTTCGAACCAGCCAACCAGCGGCAGGAACGGAATGAAGTAGCCGAAATACATCAGGGTCATGAGACGGGACAGGTCGACATACTGGAACCAGCTGAGGCCCAGCACCGGTGCATCCGGTGACTTGCCACCGCAAATTCCGAGAATGATGCAGACGACGACGAAAACCCAGAAGCCCAGCTTGAAGACCGGGCGGAAACGACCGGAGCGGACCCGTGATGTGTCCAGCCAGGGCAGAACAAACAGGATCAGGATCGAACCGAACATCAGCAGCACGCCGCCGAGTTTCGACGGCACGGCACGCAGGATCGCGTAGAACGGCAGGAAGTACCATTCAGGCACGATATGCGCCGGTGTCGAAAGCGGGTTCGCCGGAATGTAGTTGTCCGGATGACCGAGATAATTCGGCGCATAGAACACAAAGGCGGCGAAGAAGATCAGGAACACGCCGAGACCAAACACATCCTTGATGGTGTAGTACGGATGGAACGGAATGGTGTCCTGCTTACCCTTGACCGAAATACCGGTCGGGTTGTTCGAGCCATGCTCATGCAATGCCCAGATATGCAGGACGACAAGTCCGGCAATCACGAAGGGCAGAAGATAATGCAGGCTGAAGAACCGGTTCAGGGTCGGGTTATCAACCGAGAAACCGCCCCAGAGCCAGGTGACAATCGGATCACCGATGATCGGGAAAGCCGAGAACAGGTTGGTGATAACGGTCGCACCCCAGAAGCTCATCTGGCCCCACGGCAGCACGTAACCCATGAAGGCTGTCGCCATCATCGCCAGCAGGATCAGAATGCCGATCCACCAGAGAATTTCGCGTGGCGCCTTGTAGGAACCGAAATAAAGACCGCGGAAGATATGAATGAAGACGACGATGAAGAACATCGACGCACCGTTCATATGAATATAGCGAATCAACCAGCCGAAATTCACGTCACGCATGATGCGCTCGACGGAATCAAAGGCCATTGTTGTATGAGCGGTGTAGTTCATCACCAGGAAGATCCCCGACAGGATCATGATTCCCAGCGTGATGCCGGCCAGCGACCCGAAGTTCCAGAAATAGTTCAGGTTCTTCGGTGCCGGATAGCCGCTTCCGACCGAATGATCGAGGAAGCTGAAGATCGGCAGGCGATACTCTACCCACCGGATGATCTTGCTGTCGAATTGCTTCTTTTCAGCCATTTTTACTTGCCTCAACCAATGCGAATATGGGTGTCGTCAAGGAACGTATAGGTCGGCACGGCCAGGTTCCGCGGTGCCGGGCCCTTCCGAATACGTCCGGACGTATCATAATGCGAACCGTGGCAGGGGCAGAACCAGCCATCAAAGTCGCCCTTGTTCTCACCAGAAGAGGTGCCGAGCGGAATACAGCCGAGGTGGGTGCAGACACCGACCAGAACCAGCCATTCCGGCTTTTCGACCCGCGCCGAATCCGGCTCCGGATCTGGCAGCGTCGCAACGTCAACCGACTGTGCCTCGTTGATTTCATCAGCCGTCCGGTGACGAATAAACACCGGTTTGCCGCGCCACATGACCTTCACCGCCATACCTTCAGCGATGTTGTCCAGTGCGGCTTCGGTTGTCGACAGCGCCAGCGTATCGGCCGCAGGGTTCATCGAATCGACGAACGGCCAGATAGCGCAAGCTGCGCCAACAGCGCCGGTTGCAGCAGTTGCGAGTGTCAGGAAATCGCGGCGCGTCCCGCTCTCTTCAGAATGTGCGCCGTGTGCCATTTCGGCCATGTCGTGTGCCTCTAGCTTGGTTGCATCTCATGTCGCCCGGATTTTCCGCGACCTGCGTTCAGATGACCATCGTCAAAATAATCAATCAGAACAGGCACGCAGGACGGATCGGCGACAGCTATCCTTCCCTCGCCAGCGTATATCGCAGCTTTTCGGCCAAGCCAAGGATTTTGGCGGTCTTTCAAGGTGATATCCTCATCTGCAGCAAAATTCTGCCACATAGCTGCGGTGATCAGACGTCATCCGCAATTTCTGCCCATTATATCCCCGTCACAGGGTTAACGGCCTTACCAGACCCGCTTTCGGGGTCAAATGTGGATTCTACGAATTGCGGACAATTCCGCAGGTTTTAAGCTGGTTTTCGTCAGAAACCGGGCAAGGTATCTTTAACCTTCATGTCAGACCTTCACTTTCATAAATCCCGGCATCTTCGCCAGTGCCGGGTCGTTACGGCCTGTATTCTGGGTCTGATGCTGCTTCTTCCTGCCAGCCCGGCAATCAGCGGGCAATTGCCGGAACCCGCCGGAGAAATCATTCTCACCGTTACCGGTCAGATCGCACATACCAACCGCGACGGCGCTGCTGATTTTGACATGGCGATGCTGGAAGCGCTGGAAGCAACAGAAATCAACACGAAAACCCACTGGACCAAAGGTGCCTCGGTTTATCGCGGGGTCAGGCTGGACAGATTCCTCAGCTATCTCGGTGCCCGGGGCAAGACACTGAATGCTGTGGCGCTGAATGACTACAGGGTCGTGATCCCCGTTGATACCATGGTCAACGCCGATGCCATCATCGCCTATCGCCAGGATGGGGACTATATGCGCGTCCGGAAATATGGACCGCTGTGGATTGTCGTTCCGGAAGAAAAAAATCAGCCGGTTAACGGGACCTACAGGCTGAATGCCTTCCTTGTATGGCAGCTGAGAAAACTTGAGGTCGTCAATTAATGCTCCCGGCTTTCGCCAGACGTGGAACGCTTCAGAGAATAATTATCTATGTTGCCCTGACCTTGTCATTCGGGGGCATTTTCTATGTCCAGCATCAGGCCCTCCGGTCACAACCTCATCTCGACATTGTCAGGGGACGGGGCGGCTTCTGGAATATCTCTCAGGTTGAATACGAACATCAGCGGCTGATGCATTCACTGTTAAGGATGATTGCCGAAGGCGGGACGGGGCAAGCCGACAACGT
Coding sequences within:
- a CDS encoding ABC transporter permease subunit, which gives rise to MTDAVLVPDDRAGLSLRWRLARWLPSLSLGILLAWLVLVPLALVLISSFKPTGFPSDKGWTTANYSDVYFSAEFWELVGNTVQFAFGAAIMALSLGALIAWLVERSDLPMKGLVRALVILPMATPPVLMAIGWVMLLSPRTGAINDLLIYLFNLDSAPINIYSMGGMIFVEGLALVPSTFLILSPAFRNMDPSLEEAAFTSGAGLFTTIRKIFLPLLAPTIMAAAVFLLIVGFLVFDIPGTIGMPVGIFVLSSQVVYLANDAPGGLPEYGLISAMAIFFLVIVLTLAWSYQRYTRLQGQFVTVTGKGWRPRSVALGKWRWPAFTMIAIYFLLAVAAPVAILIWTSLMPYQAGVSLDMLEKATLANHIDFFSNRRAVQSSINSVLIALAASTAVALLSVLVSWVVIRSKAPGRKIIDALSFLPIAIPGTLIGVGLIYVYLTINFIPIYGTIWIIMIAYTTNYLSFGSRATHGVMIQLHADLEDAGKTSGAGWWRRMRRIIIPLAFPAIAAVWIWVLAHCMRELTSALLLKGANNTTLPVLLWGYWSGGEPNKAAAIGVWLVFAMLICVAGWQIMASRSKSSGREAV
- a CDS encoding extracellular solute-binding protein is translated as MTITQTFRKLITAGAALVTAAGLGATGASADMLSDLAKEAAANEHPVVWYESSQEDQIEKVIAKFNERYPDVKVQHLRVAGGNKMTGRIIQEVQGQGYTGDLVTTGAAQAWEMNDRSLLQSADWQALGVPKKLTPVDFTVAIAASVYVIIINTDRVKPADEPKGWDDINDPKWKGRMGSWVRAGAHTQMAKVWGVEKAQAELEEYVKLQPLLFKSTFPLAQQVGAGEVDIAIGFFHTAQPPMDAGAPVKRIALDPAPMHTIYTSMTKGARNTPGAKLFLSWLATPEGAAAYEGATSRGNHLMEGTKTYDLVKNAEVAEWPAEETDKYQETFAVFNKILGSAGAAR
- a CDS encoding cytochrome c1; translated protein: MRKFVTTLAFVAGVSLGGNAYAAGDAAHPPAMDWSFNGLFGTYDKAALQRGYQVYKEVCAACHSMRLVSFRHLTALGYTEEEAKAFASEYEVTDGPNDDGEMFDRPGRVSDRFPSPYPNPQTARASNGGALPPDLSLITKARVGGPDYIHALLTGYKDPPAGVELGSGMHYNSYFPGQQIAMAPPLSDEIVTYADGQPKPTLDQLAMDVSHFLNWAAEPELEVRKQTGWKVILFLIVFTILAYVTKRRIWADVH
- a CDS encoding cytochrome b → MAEKKQFDSKIIRWVEYRLPIFSFLDHSVGSGYPAPKNLNYFWNFGSLAGITLGIMILSGIFLVMNYTAHTTMAFDSVERIMRDVNFGWLIRYIHMNGASMFFIVVFIHIFRGLYFGSYKAPREILWWIGILILLAMMATAFMGYVLPWGQMSFWGATVITNLFSAFPIIGDPIVTWLWGGFSVDNPTLNRFFSLHYLLPFVIAGLVVLHIWALHEHGSNNPTGISVKGKQDTIPFHPYYTIKDVFGLGVFLIFFAAFVFYAPNYLGHPDNYIPANPLSTPAHIVPEWYFLPFYAILRAVPSKLGGVLLMFGSILILFVLPWLDTSRVRSGRFRPVFKLGFWVFVVVCIILGICGGKSPDAPVLGLSWFQYVDLSRLMTLMYFGYFIPFLPLVGWFERPKPLPESISASVLKGGGAGASAAAAAKPMEKA
- the petA gene encoding ubiquinol-cytochrome c reductase iron-sulfur subunit, encoding MAEMAHGAHSEESGTRRDFLTLATAATGAVGAACAIWPFVDSMNPAADTLALSTTEAALDNIAEGMAVKVMWRGKPVFIRHRTADEINEAQSVDVATLPDPEPDSARVEKPEWLVLVGVCTHLGCIPLGTSSGENKGDFDGWFCPCHGSHYDTSGRIRKGPAPRNLAVPTYTFLDDTHIRIG
- a CDS encoding molybdopterin-dependent oxidoreductase, translating into MSDLHFHKSRHLRQCRVVTACILGLMLLLPASPAISGQLPEPAGEIILTVTGQIAHTNRDGAADFDMAMLEALEATEINTKTHWTKGASVYRGVRLDRFLSYLGARGKTLNAVALNDYRVVIPVDTMVNADAIIAYRQDGDYMRVRKYGPLWIVVPEEKNQPVNGTYRLNAFLVWQLRKLEVVN